In Brachypodium distachyon strain Bd21 chromosome 2, Brachypodium_distachyon_v3.0, whole genome shotgun sequence, one genomic interval encodes:
- the LOC100822844 gene encoding WUSCHEL-related homeobox 5, producing the protein MDILQKHGADARNRNNNNQQAPIRLSLSPPGRVPVSPPMSPNSEAALLANARWTPTQEQRELLEGLYRQGLHTPSAEQIQGIAARLRQHGPVEGKNVFYWFQNYKARQRQRQRLQGLAYFDREFRRPMPIPVLHRFPSPPATAPVPLLPAACNRSEANMYRQPSFFPQTPQAAANATAAHYLQTQPPLLYPGFGNAPALSRYQQPAPNSAGGSGTQQLRGMRFPSASGAANASSGSGTRDRETLQLFPLQPTCWQMREKKKKNCSSTGSGSPSPMTPSSSGSASSSFSLEPESPEVPFYDFFGLQSGGRAD; encoded by the exons ATGGACATCCTGCAGAAGCACGGCGCCGACGCCCGCAAccgcaacaacaacaaccagcaagcGCCCATCCGCCTTTCCCTCTCCCCTCCGGGCCGGGTTCCGGTGTCCCCGCCGATGTCCCCGAACTCGGAGGCGGCGTTGCTGGCGAACGCACGCTGGACGCCGACCCAGGAGCAGCGGGAGCTCCTGGAAGGGCTGTACCGCCAGGGGCTGCACACCCCGAGCGCGGAGCAGATCCAGGGGATCGCGGCCAGGCTGCGGCAGCACGGCCCCGTCGAGGGTAAGAATGTCTTCTACTGGTTCCAGAACTACAAGGcccgccagcgccagcgccagaGGCTGCAGGGCCTCGCCTACTTCGACAGGGAATTCCGCCGCCCCATGCCGATCCCCGTGCTCCACAGGttcccctcgccgccggcgacggctcctgttcctcttcttcctgctgCATGCAACAGATCGGAAG CGAATATGTACAGGCAGCCAAGCTTCTTCCCGCAGACGCCACAGGCCGCGGCAAATGCAACTGCAGCCCACTACTTGCAGACTCAACCGCCGCTGCTGTACCCTGGATTCGGAAACGCCCCGGCGCTCTCAAGGTACCAGCAGCCAGCTCCGAacagcgccggcggcagcggcactcAACAACTGCGCGGGATGCGCTTCCCTTCGGCCAGTGGGGCGGCGAACGCCAGCTCCGGATCCGGCACCCGTGACCGTGAGACCCTGCAGCTGTTCCCGCTGCAGCCCACCTGCTGGCAGATgcgcgagaagaagaagaaaaactgcaGCAGCACCGGGAGCGGCTCCCCGAGTCCAATGACGCCCTCCAGCTCCGGCTCAGCCTCCTCGTCGTTCTCTTTGGAGCCGGAGAGCCCGGAAGTGCCGTTCTATGACTTCTTCGGCCTTCAGTCTGGAGGCCGCGCTGATTAA
- the LOC100842116 gene encoding 60S ribosomal protein L36-3, with protein MAPSQPKSGLFVGINKGHVVTKRELPPRPSDRKGKSTKRVLFVRNLIREVAGFAPYEKRITELLKVGKDKRALKVAKRKLGTHKRAKKKREEMSNVLRKMRSGGVADKKK; from the exons ATGGCGCCGTCGCAACCCAAGTCTGGGCTCTTCGTGGGCATCAACAAGGGCCATGTCGTTACCAAGCGCGAGCTTCCACCACGCCCGTCCGACCGCAAGGGG aaaagtaCCAAGAGGGTGCTGTTTGTCAGGAACTTGATTAGGGAGGTTGCTGGATTTGCTCCCTATGAGAAACGTATTACTGAGCTTCTTAAGGTTGGGAAGGACAAGCGTGCACTCAAGGTTGCCAAGAGAAAGCTTGGCACTCACAAgagagcaaagaagaagagagaggagatgTCTAATGTCCTTCGGAAGATGAG GTCTGGTGGTGTTGCTGACAAGAAGAAATAG
- the LOC106866167 gene encoding uncharacterized protein LOC106866167 produces the protein MAHEDGWPLGLGTLDARTGVIRSIGSSSPGTAFTPSHCVSSFTSSDLDTESIWSLPRGGGGMTLATLIGLVDAMESRRARRSRRGRLRALLLSLCLRSHLENGGSAAPSLGQFLEMERRASGNSGHARRTLPWSRA, from the exons ATGGCCCATGAG GACGGCTGGCCTCTCGGACTGGGCACCCTGGATGCAAGAACCGGAGTGATCAGGAGCATCGGCTCTTCCTCCCCCGGCACGGCATTCACTCCCTCTCACTGCGTTTCTTCCTTCACTTCGTCTGATTTAGACACAGAG TCGATCTGGTCATtgccgcgcggcggcggcggcatgacTCTGGCGACACTGATCGGCCTGGTGGACGCCATGGAGAGCCGGCGCGCGAGGCGGAGCAGGAGAGGCAGGCTGAGGGCGTTGCTGCTCTCGCTCTGCCTCAGGAGCCACCTGGAGAATGGTGGCAGCGCAGCACCGTCGCTCGGCCAGTTCCTCGAGATGGAGAGGAGAGCCAGTGGCAACAGTGGCCATGCTCGCAGGACGCTCCCGTGGAGTCGTGCCTGA
- the LOC100842427 gene encoding epsin-3 — protein MDAPFFYELRRQASSYLTGKIRSARLALTDVTPTQLMTEEATNGDASPPNVKTMSLIAREAFEIDEYVRISDILHNRLAAFDRRQWREPYKALLLLEHLLTHGPRSVALEFQKDRSVIQQMATFQHIDEKGFNWGLTVKSKSERVLRLLERGPFLEEERERARKVAREIKGFGSFNLRSSTAGGGAAPELYARSNSQYESRLWKDEDGDDDDKENLVSRPDQRREEAAVEELHHHHHPFQGFGQQRPEAMLLLSQ, from the exons ATGGACGCGCCCTTCTTCTACGAGCTCAGGAGGCAGGCCTCCTCCTACCTCACCGGCAAGATCCGCTCCGCGCGGCTCGCGCTCACCGATGTCACTCCCACGCAACT GATGACGGAGGAGGCGACGAACGGGGACGCGTCGCCGCCGAACGTGAAGACGATGAGCCTCATCGCCCGGGAGGCGTTCGAGATCGACGAGTACGTCAGGATCTCCGACATCCTCCACAACAG GCTGGCGGCGTTCGACAGGAGGCAGTGGCGAGAGCCGTACAaggcgctgctcctcctggaGCACCTGCTCACCCACGGCCCCCGCAGCGTCGCCTTGGAGTTCCAGAAGGACAGGAGCGTCATCCAGCAGATGGCCACCTTCCAGCACATCGACGAGAAAGG TTTCAACTGGGGTCTGACGGTGAAGAGCAAGTCGGAGCGCGTGCTGAGGCTGCTGGAGCGGGGCCCGTtcctggaggaggagcgcgagcGGGCGCGCAAGGTGGCGCGCGAGATCAAGGGCTTCGGCAGCTTCAACCTCAGAAGCagcaccgccggcggcggggcggcgccggagctcTACGCGCGGAGCAACTCGCAGTACGAGAGCCGGCTGTGGAAGGATgaggacggcgacgacgacgacaaggaGAATTTGGTATCGAGACCCGACCagcggcgcgaggaggcggcggtggaggagctgCATCACCACCATCACCCGTTCCAGGGCTTCGGGCAGCAGCGGCCGGAGgcgatgctgctgctgagccAGTGA
- the LOC100823152 gene encoding fasciclin-like arabinogalactan protein 4 isoform X2, with protein MGRGVPPDSRPPLGPLVLLVLLAAVLPSPAAGVNVAAVLAAFPNFSDFLRLLTSSPVAGELTGRSSLTLLAVPNANLPRSPSAFAAASGADLADVLRYHVLLEYLSPSDLARLPASGKLVTTLFQTTGRAPSDLGAVNLTSSAAGGHSSTVVVHSPAPSFPGSNATVLGAVTREPYNISVLAVGGLIVPSGFDIAASGSESRPAVNITRVLADARGFNVAASMLEASGVADDFEADERGAGITVFVPTDDAFAAGGLPDAAGRLQSLPADRKAVVLRFHVLHSYYPLGSLESIVNPVQPTLATECTEAGRFTLNITRSNGSVAIDTGVVQASITRTVFDQNPVAVFAVSKVLLPKEMFGQGNTASAAAAAAPPAAMAPDASDDGPTPPTKLSSPPVWATARGANWSCIGFVYLQLHLLLLLLLLLLPLGN; from the exons ATGGGGAGAGGCGTTCCTCCCGATTCACGCCCCCCGCTCGGGCCGCTGGTCCTGCTTGTGCTTCTTGCCGCCGTGCTGCCTtccccggcggcgggggtCAACGTGGCCGCCGTGCTCGCGGCGTTCCCCAACTTCTCCGACTTCCTGCGGCTGCTCACGTCCAGCCCCGTGGCCGGCGAGCTGACCGGGCGGTCGTCGCTGACGCTGCTGGCCGTGCCGAACGCCAACCTGCCCCGCTCGCCCTCCGCTTTCGCCGCGGCCTCcggcgccgacctcgccgacgTTCTCAGGTACCACGTCCTCCTCGAGTACCTCTCCCCGTCCGACCTCGCCCGCCTCCCGGCCTCCGGGAAGCTCGTGACCACGCTGTTCCAGACCACCGGCCGCGCGCCCTCCGACCTCGGCGCCGTCAACCTCACTTCTTCCGCAGCCGGAGGCCACTCTTCCACGGTTGTCGTCCACTCGCCAGCGCCGTCGTTCCCGGGGTCGAACGCcaccgtcctcggcgccgtcaCCAGGGAGCCGTACAACATCAGCGTGCTCGCCGTGGGCGGCCTCATCGTCCCCTCCGGCTTCGACATCGCGGCCTCCGGTTCCGAGAGCCGCCCCGCGGTCAACATCACCCGCGTCCTCGCCGACGCGCGGGGCTTCAACGTGGCCGCCTCCATGCTCGAGGCCTCGGGCGTCGCGGACGACTTCGAGGCCGACGAGCGCGGCGCCGGCATCACCGTCTTCGTCCCCACCGACGACGCATTCGCCGCTGGTGgcctccccgacgccgccggccgcctccagTCCCTCCCCGCCGACCGCAAGGCCGTCGTGCTGCGCTTCCACGTGCTGCACTCCTACTACCCGCTCGGCTCCCTCGAGTCCATCGTGAACCCCGTCCAGCCCACGCTCGCCACCGAGTGCACCGAGGCCGGCCGCTTCACGCTCAACATCACGCGCTCCAACGGCTCCGTCGCCATCGACACCGGCGTCGTGCAGGCCTCCATCACCCGCACGGTGTTCGACCAAAATCCCGTCGCGGTCTTCGCCGTCTCCAAGGTTCTGCTGCCCAAGGAAATGTTCGGCCAGGGGAATACCGCtagcgcggccgcggcggcagcgcctcCGGCCGCCATGGCTCCGGACGCGTCTGATGACgggccgacgccgccgacgaaACTGTCATCGCCGCCAGTTTGGGCTACGGCAAGAGGCGCAAATTGGTCGTGTATAGGATTTGTCTACCTGCAGCttcatctgctgctgctgctgctgctgctactactacCTCTG GGAAATTGA
- the LOC100823152 gene encoding fasciclin-like arabinogalactan protein 4 isoform X1 produces the protein MGRGVPPDSRPPLGPLVLLVLLAAVLPSPAAGVNVAAVLAAFPNFSDFLRLLTSSPVAGELTGRSSLTLLAVPNANLPRSPSAFAAASGADLADVLRYHVLLEYLSPSDLARLPASGKLVTTLFQTTGRAPSDLGAVNLTSSAAGGHSSTVVVHSPAPSFPGSNATVLGAVTREPYNISVLAVGGLIVPSGFDIAASGSESRPAVNITRVLADARGFNVAASMLEASGVADDFEADERGAGITVFVPTDDAFAAGGLPDAAGRLQSLPADRKAVVLRFHVLHSYYPLGSLESIVNPVQPTLATECTEAGRFTLNITRSNGSVAIDTGVVQASITRTVFDQNPVAVFAVSKVLLPKEMFGQGNTASAAAAAAPPAAMAPDASDDGPTPPTKLSSPPVWATARGANWSCIGFVYLQLHLLLLLLLLLLPLEKEMRCGFSRMQSCQNVYSG, from the exons ATGGGGAGAGGCGTTCCTCCCGATTCACGCCCCCCGCTCGGGCCGCTGGTCCTGCTTGTGCTTCTTGCCGCCGTGCTGCCTtccccggcggcgggggtCAACGTGGCCGCCGTGCTCGCGGCGTTCCCCAACTTCTCCGACTTCCTGCGGCTGCTCACGTCCAGCCCCGTGGCCGGCGAGCTGACCGGGCGGTCGTCGCTGACGCTGCTGGCCGTGCCGAACGCCAACCTGCCCCGCTCGCCCTCCGCTTTCGCCGCGGCCTCcggcgccgacctcgccgacgTTCTCAGGTACCACGTCCTCCTCGAGTACCTCTCCCCGTCCGACCTCGCCCGCCTCCCGGCCTCCGGGAAGCTCGTGACCACGCTGTTCCAGACCACCGGCCGCGCGCCCTCCGACCTCGGCGCCGTCAACCTCACTTCTTCCGCAGCCGGAGGCCACTCTTCCACGGTTGTCGTCCACTCGCCAGCGCCGTCGTTCCCGGGGTCGAACGCcaccgtcctcggcgccgtcaCCAGGGAGCCGTACAACATCAGCGTGCTCGCCGTGGGCGGCCTCATCGTCCCCTCCGGCTTCGACATCGCGGCCTCCGGTTCCGAGAGCCGCCCCGCGGTCAACATCACCCGCGTCCTCGCCGACGCGCGGGGCTTCAACGTGGCCGCCTCCATGCTCGAGGCCTCGGGCGTCGCGGACGACTTCGAGGCCGACGAGCGCGGCGCCGGCATCACCGTCTTCGTCCCCACCGACGACGCATTCGCCGCTGGTGgcctccccgacgccgccggccgcctccagTCCCTCCCCGCCGACCGCAAGGCCGTCGTGCTGCGCTTCCACGTGCTGCACTCCTACTACCCGCTCGGCTCCCTCGAGTCCATCGTGAACCCCGTCCAGCCCACGCTCGCCACCGAGTGCACCGAGGCCGGCCGCTTCACGCTCAACATCACGCGCTCCAACGGCTCCGTCGCCATCGACACCGGCGTCGTGCAGGCCTCCATCACCCGCACGGTGTTCGACCAAAATCCCGTCGCGGTCTTCGCCGTCTCCAAGGTTCTGCTGCCCAAGGAAATGTTCGGCCAGGGGAATACCGCtagcgcggccgcggcggcagcgcctcCGGCCGCCATGGCTCCGGACGCGTCTGATGACgggccgacgccgccgacgaaACTGTCATCGCCGCCAGTTTGGGCTACGGCAAGAGGCGCAAATTGGTCGTGTATAGGATTTGTCTACCTGCAGCttcatctgctgctgctgctgctgctgctactactacCTCTG GAAAAAGAAATGAGGTGTGGCTTCTCTAGGATGCAAAGTTGTCAGAATGTTTATAGCGGCTAG
- the LOC100842732 gene encoding protein ESMERALDA 1 isoform X1, which translates to MQNHAYSRLGSFGGGNGALPSPPSSPRRAWGRKPSAKGGSARAATGAGAGAGRGGGGAVRRAARVVLAALLRRQAVFLFAPLLYVAAMLLYMGSISLDSVPRIISRPAPGSLYRSPQLYARLRADMDADNATDALATVWRHAYKGGVWRPCIRNNTYDLPEPNGYIYVEANGGLNQQRTSICNAVAVAGFLNATLIIPNFHYHSIWRDPSKFSDIYDENHFVQHLKNDVRVVDKVPEFIMERFSHNLSNVFNFKIKAWSPIQYYKDVVLPKLIEERLIRISPFANRLSFDAPPAVQRLRCLANFEALKFSKPITTLSDTLVSRMREKSAENNGKYVAVHLRFEEDMVAFSCCVFDGGDEEKKELDVARERGWRGKFTRPGRVIRPGAIRMNGKCPLTPLEVGLMLRGMGFSNNTSIYLASGRIYKAEKNMVPLLEMFPLLQTKETLASDEELAPFKNFSSRMAAIDYSVCVHSEVFVTTQGGNFPHFLVGHRRYMYGGHSKTIKPDKRRLAILFDSPRIGWKSLKRQLLNMRSHSDAKGIEMKRANESIYTFPCPDCMCRSNKSEQSKSIQAR; encoded by the exons ATGCAGAACCACGCGTACAGCCGGCTGGGGAgcttcggcggcggcaacggggCGTTGCCGTCCCCGCCGTCGTCCCCGCGGCGGGCGTGGGGAAGGAAGCCGTCTGCGAAAGGGGggtcggcgagggcggcgactggggccggcgccggtgcggggaggggaggaggcggcgcggtgcGTCGAGCGGCGCGGGTGGTGCTCGCggcgctgctgcggcggcaggcggTCTTCCTCTTCGCTCCGCTGCTGTACGTGGCGGCGATGCTGCTCTACATGGGCTCCATCTCTCTCGACAGCGTGCCCCGCATCATCTCGCGCCCGGCGCCCGGATCGCTGTACCGCAGCCCGCAGCTGTACGCCCGCCTGCGCGCCGACATGGACGCCGACAACGCCACCGACGCG CTAGCAACTGTATGGCGACATGCTTACAAAGGTGGTGTTTGGCGACCTTGCATAAGAAATAACACCTATG ATTTGCCTGAACCAAATGGCTACATATATGTGGAGGCCAATGGTGGTTTGAATCAGCAAAGGACATCA ATATGCAATGCAGTTGCAGTTGCTGGTTTTCTGAATGCAACCCTTATAATCCCAAATTTTCACTACCACAGCATTTGGAGGGATCCTAG CAAGTTTAGTGACATTTATGACGAGAATCACTTTGTCCAACATTTGAAGAATGATGTCCGAGTAGTTGACAAGGTGCCTGAGTTCATAATGGAGCGGTTTAGTCACAATTTGAGTAATGTGTTTAATTTCAAGATAAAGGCTTGGTCTCCTATTCAATACTACAAAGATGTTGTTCTTCCTAAGTTGATTGAAGAAAG GCTCATAAGGATATCACCTTTTGCAAATCGGCTGTCGTTTGATGCTCCTCCTGCTGTTCAGCGACTTAGATGTCTTGCTAACTTTGAAGCCTTGAAGTTTTCTAAACCAATCACAACTTTATCTGACACTTTGGTTTCTCGAATGAGAGAAAAAAGTGCTGAAAACAATGGCAAATATGTAGCTGTGCATCTCCGTTTTGAAGAG GATATGGTTGCCTTCTCTTGTTGTGTATTTGACGGTGGTgatgaggagaagaaggaattGGATGTAGCCAGGGAAAGAGGCTGGCGTGGAAAATTTACCAGGCCTGGACGTGTAATAAGGCCTGGAGCAATAAGGATGAACGGGAAATGTCCCCTTACACCTTTGGAG GTTGGATTAATGCTTCGTGGAATGGGTTTCAGCAATAACACTTCAATCTATTTGGCTTCTGGAAGGATATATAAAGCAGAGAAGAATATGGTTCCTCTCCTTGAAATGTTCCCTCTCTTACAGACAAAAGAAACATTGGCATCAGATGAAGAACTTGCCCCATTCAAG AATTTCTCCTCGAGGATGGCAGCTATTGACTACAGTGTTTGTGTTCACAGTGAGGTTTTCGTGACTACTCAAGGTGGAAATTTTCCTCATTTCCTTGTTGGTCATAGAAGATACATGTATGGTGGGCATTCCAAGACAATTAAGCCTGATAAAAGAAGATTGGCCATACTCTTCGATAGTCCACGTATCGG ATGGAAATCATTAAAACGTCAATTGCTCAATATGAGATCACACAGCGATGCCAAGGGTATTGAAATGAAAAGAGCAAATGAATCTATATACACATTTCCATGCCCTGACTGCATGTGTCGTTCAAACAAATCAGAGCAATCTAAATCCATCCAGGCTAGATAG
- the LOC100842732 gene encoding protein ESMERALDA 1 isoform X2 — protein MERFSHNLSNVFNFKIKAWSPIQYYKDVVLPKLIEERLIRISPFANRLSFDAPPAVQRLRCLANFEALKFSKPITTLSDTLVSRMREKSAENNGKYVAVHLRFEEDMVAFSCCVFDGGDEEKKELDVARERGWRGKFTRPGRVIRPGAIRMNGKCPLTPLEVGLMLRGMGFSNNTSIYLASGRIYKAEKNMVPLLEMFPLLQTKETLASDEELAPFKNFSSRMAAIDYSVCVHSEVFVTTQGGNFPHFLVGHRRYMYGGHSKTIKPDKRRLAILFDSPRIGWKSLKRQLLNMRSHSDAKGIEMKRANESIYTFPCPDCMCRSNKSEQSKSIQAR, from the exons ATGGAGCGGTTTAGTCACAATTTGAGTAATGTGTTTAATTTCAAGATAAAGGCTTGGTCTCCTATTCAATACTACAAAGATGTTGTTCTTCCTAAGTTGATTGAAGAAAG GCTCATAAGGATATCACCTTTTGCAAATCGGCTGTCGTTTGATGCTCCTCCTGCTGTTCAGCGACTTAGATGTCTTGCTAACTTTGAAGCCTTGAAGTTTTCTAAACCAATCACAACTTTATCTGACACTTTGGTTTCTCGAATGAGAGAAAAAAGTGCTGAAAACAATGGCAAATATGTAGCTGTGCATCTCCGTTTTGAAGAG GATATGGTTGCCTTCTCTTGTTGTGTATTTGACGGTGGTgatgaggagaagaaggaattGGATGTAGCCAGGGAAAGAGGCTGGCGTGGAAAATTTACCAGGCCTGGACGTGTAATAAGGCCTGGAGCAATAAGGATGAACGGGAAATGTCCCCTTACACCTTTGGAG GTTGGATTAATGCTTCGTGGAATGGGTTTCAGCAATAACACTTCAATCTATTTGGCTTCTGGAAGGATATATAAAGCAGAGAAGAATATGGTTCCTCTCCTTGAAATGTTCCCTCTCTTACAGACAAAAGAAACATTGGCATCAGATGAAGAACTTGCCCCATTCAAG AATTTCTCCTCGAGGATGGCAGCTATTGACTACAGTGTTTGTGTTCACAGTGAGGTTTTCGTGACTACTCAAGGTGGAAATTTTCCTCATTTCCTTGTTGGTCATAGAAGATACATGTATGGTGGGCATTCCAAGACAATTAAGCCTGATAAAAGAAGATTGGCCATACTCTTCGATAGTCCACGTATCGG ATGGAAATCATTAAAACGTCAATTGCTCAATATGAGATCACACAGCGATGCCAAGGGTATTGAAATGAAAAGAGCAAATGAATCTATATACACATTTCCATGCCCTGACTGCATGTGTCGTTCAAACAAATCAGAGCAATCTAAATCCATCCAGGCTAGATAG